In Clostridia bacterium, the sequence AGAATATTCGATGTTGCCCAGGGCTACGCAGGTGAGGAATACAAGGGATATCAGCAAGCTTAAGCTAAATGGCAGAAGTCAGGAGATACAGAGACTGATAGGGAGATCTTTAAGATCTGTTGTTAATTTCAATATCCTCGGAGAGAGAGAAATTATTATAGATTGTGATGTGGTTCAAGCTGATGGAGGTACAAGAACGGCTTCAATAACCGGGGCATTTGTAGCTCTTGCGGATGCATGCAGAACACTGGTTGAAAAGGGTATCATTACAAAAATGCCTCTGACGGATTTTGTTGCTGCTGTAAGTGTGGGCCTGATTGGGCAGGATGAAATGCTTGATTTATGTTACCAGGAGGATTCAAATGCAACAGTTGATATGAATGTGGTAATGACAGGAAGTGGAAGCTTTATCGAATTACAGGCGACAGGTGAACAAGCGCCCTTTAACCGTAAACAGTTTGATAAACTCCTTAGCCTTGCTGAAAGCGGTATAAGAAGTTTACTTGAATTACAGAGAGAAGTGTTGGGGAGCATAACAAATAGTATCGGGGGCTAACGAAAGATGGAAGAATTCATAGTAGCATCAAGAAACAAAGGGAAGCTGAAAGAGATTTCCGAAATACTTGCGGATTTTCCGCTTCGAGTTGTCTCTATGGAAGAGATAGGGATAGATAAGGATATAGAGGAGTACGGAAGTACATTTGAGGAAAATGCGTTGATAAAGGCAAAGGAAATACATAGTATTACCGGAAATATGGTTATGGCTGATGATTCAGGTTTAGAGGTGGATTTTCTTAATGGTGCTCCTGGCATTTATTCTGCGAGATTTGCAGGTGAAGGTGCTACTGATGAAGATAAGAACAATAAATTATTAGAGCTTCTGAAGGAAGTTCCATTTGAAAAGAGGAATGCAAGATTTGTCTGCGTAATTGCTGTTGTTTTTCCTGATGGTGAAAGTTTCACGGTAAGGGGAACCTGCGAGGGTTATATTGCGTTTAAGCCAGAGGGGAAAAACGGATTTGGATACGATCCATTATTCTATGTTCCTGAATATGATATGACAACTGCTCAGTTGGCTCCTGAAGAGAAACATAGAATAAGCCATAGAGGTAAGGCATTGAGGCTAATGGCGGAAAAGTTGAAAGAGTATGGGATTGAAGATAAAGATCTATGGTAAATATGTATTAATGCAAATGGTATTTCGGGGGTTGTAGCAATGAAAATACTTGTACTTAGTGATACACATGGAGATACGGATAAAGCAGAGGAGGCAATAAGGACCGAAAGTGATGTAGATTTGATTATTCATTTAGGCGATTATTTCAGAGATGCACAAAAACTTTCAGGAATATTCCCACAGATACCAATAGAATATATATATGGTAATAGTGATTTCATGATAGGCGATGTTGCTGCTGAAAAAGTACTCGAATATAAGGGTAAAAGAATTTTAATAACACACGGACACAGATATTCTGTAAAATGGGACTATGATAAGCTGCATAGAAAAGCTGAAGAAATGAAAGTGGATATGATTCTGTTCGGACACACCCACATAGCAGATACGGTAAAAAAGGGAAAGTATATTTTAGTGAACCCGGGGAGTATTAGTGATCCTAGGGATGATAACAGTCAATCCTATGCTATAATCAATATTAGTGAGGAAAAAATAGAATCCAATGTAATTTACGTATGATAATTTCTTCAAAATGGATTAATTTGGTGTTGACAAATGGTAGTGTACCTTGTATAATATTAAAAGTCGGCGGTTGAAATACTCATCGCTGTAGGGTTTGCGGGTGTAGTTCAATGGTAGAACATCAGCCTTCCAAGCTGATTGCGTGGGTTCGATTCCCATCACCCGCTCCACAATTTTATATCTGCCCGTAGCTCAGTTGGATAGAGCAACGGACTTCTAATCCGTTGGCCGGACGTTCGAGTCGTCTCGGGCAGGCCATAAAATAAGCGACTTTCACAAATGTGAAACCGCTTATTTTTTTATCTAATACCAATCTAATACCAATCTCAGAAAATTTTTGGTACTAAAATAATGCCCTAACTTTATCGTCCATTTCTTTTTTAGTACTTAACTCTAGATGTTGGTATATTTTTTTGAGCACCAATATATCATGTCCAAGACGTTCTGCAGCATATTGATCTGCGATGTTATTTTTATAGAGAATAGTAGCATGGTAGTGACGTAAGTCATGGAACCGTATATCAGGAAGAGGTGCACTTGCCAAATTGAATTCTATGCACCGTTTATGTCCTGTTAATACAAAATCACTACGCTTAACTTTTCCAGCCTTTAATTGCTTCAAGGCCTTATTATGCCTATCAATAATTTTACCGAACCTTTCACTATAACTATCTGGCCTCAACTGAAAAATGTAATGGCTTATTTTTTCCTGTTGCGTTCTTCTGGCTTCTAATAAATCTATTATTTTTTGAGAAATCGGTATGGTTCGCATACCTCTCTCAGATTTTGGATCATCATCTATATAGCCAAATTCGCTTATTGCTCTAGTCTCATCAATTGTTATCATACAATTATCTTTATCAATATCGCCCCATTTGAGACAAAATATTTCTCCAAGTCTCATTCCGCACCATGCACCCAATAGCAATGGAATTTCATCCCATGTGTTTTTAAAGGCTGCATGAAACAACTCAAACTCTGCTTCTGTTAATACATGAGGAGTATATTTTTTTGCCTTTGGAGGCTCAACGTCCCTACAGGGATTTTTTACTTTTAAAGCATCATATAGTATTGCATTTAGCAAATAAAAAT encodes:
- the rph gene encoding ribonuclease PH is translated as MRVDGRENTELRKAKITRNYLKHAEGSVLIEMGDTKVICTASVEEKVPPFKKGSGEGWVTAEYSMLPRATQVRNTRDISKLKLNGRSQEIQRLIGRSLRSVVNFNILGEREIIIDCDVVQADGGTRTASITGAFVALADACRTLVEKGIITKMPLTDFVAAVSVGLIGQDEMLDLCYQEDSNATVDMNVVMTGSGSFIELQATGEQAPFNRKQFDKLLSLAESGIRSLLELQREVLGSITNSIGG
- a CDS encoding XTP/dITP diphosphatase — encoded protein: MEEFIVASRNKGKLKEISEILADFPLRVVSMEEIGIDKDIEEYGSTFEENALIKAKEIHSITGNMVMADDSGLEVDFLNGAPGIYSARFAGEGATDEDKNNKLLELLKEVPFEKRNARFVCVIAVVFPDGESFTVRGTCEGYIAFKPEGKNGFGYDPLFYVPEYDMTTAQLAPEEKHRISHRGKALRLMAEKLKEYGIEDKDLW
- a CDS encoding metallophosphoesterase, which translates into the protein MKILVLSDTHGDTDKAEEAIRTESDVDLIIHLGDYFRDAQKLSGIFPQIPIEYIYGNSDFMIGDVAAEKVLEYKGKRILITHGHRYSVKWDYDKLHRKAEEMKVDMILFGHTHIADTVKKGKYILVNPGSISDPRDDNSQSYAIINISEEKIESNVIYV
- a CDS encoding site-specific integrase, producing the protein MAHVRKLKNGTFQAAVYVCTSAELDKHGKPKKIYEYITCDSEKECKSKARELETDIENRTYSSLGKMKFDAWANKWIDINFVDYSKPCVKGKIKASTQVSYKMYIETHFKPFFGRLYLREIQEMHIKEYISKKLKYGLSPTTVRKHFYLLNAILYDALKVKNPCRDVEPPKAKKYTPHVLTEAEFELFHAAFKNTWDEIPLLLGAWCGMRLGEIFCLKWGDIDKDNCMITIDETRAISEFGYIDDDPKSERGMRTIPISQKIIDLLEARRTQQEKISHYIFQLRPDSYSERFGKIIDRHNKALKQLKAGKVKRSDFVLTGHKRCIEFNLASAPLPDIRFHDLRHYHATILYKNNIADQYAAERLGHDILVLKKIYQHLELSTKKEMDDKVRALF